CTGCAGTCAGCCGGCATTCTGTAATTggtataaacacaaacacagagacagaccaCACACGATACACACTCACACGTTTGACATGCATTCGTCCACACAACTTCAACAGACCTCACACGGCTAAATATTCAGTACAACAGGATACAGTTCTGAAAGAATTTTCTTCTGTTTGAGCAGGGAATTACAGAATTACGAAATTCCAATCCGCGTGCCACGGAAAATTAAGAACAAATCGGTATCCAAGCAACAATCCAGTCAAACTAATCTGTCCGATCTTTGCTGCGCAACAAGAGCCTTGTAATGCATCAGACATGAACTAATAATTGACCGATTAAATCATGATCAGATACACTTGAAATTTACCATCAAGCAGACATGGAAATCGACCAACATTTACCATTACAGCAGAATTTAAGTAGAAAAATGTTATTCCCAAAAAATAACGGCGTCTATTTTTACAGCCAGCAGTTGTGACGGTGGGCATGACGTGTTTGCCAAAGTAAAAGAGAACAGCCGGATGGGAACTTTAATTGCCAACCTCAGTTTCACTGCTCAGCCGTCATCCAATCATATGCACTTAAGACTTTCTGGAAAAGATGCTGAATGGTTTTATCTGGAGGGAAGAACCATTAGACTGAACTCATCATCAACTAGGAATATTGATAGAGaggtaacatatatatacatacatagacacacaaatatatatatatatatatatatatatatatatatatatatatatatatatatatatatatatatataaataaaaactctttaaaTGCATGACAGTGTATGCCATCttgtgtatattaaataaagatttgtcTATAATGATATTACAGATACACGGCTCAGTTTTAACAGCAACTGTAAGGTGTTACGAACATAAAACCCTACAGGTAAGTTGAATAATCTGTGACATATAGCAGCATCCTTTTCacttgtcaaataaaaataatgttgctTTCAGGCTGAACACAGGATCATGGTAGAGGTTCTGAATGAGAATGACAACAAACCCGAGTTCCTACAAAAATCAGCTCAACCTCTGCAGCTCAGTGaggtaaaacaaaacacaacatacatttatatgttcACTATTGTTAAAAAGTTTGCGATCTatatgatttctttctttctatcaattaatatttttaagcacTAAATTTAAGTGTTTCTTGAACGGCATAGAGCTTACtggaatgatttctaaagggtGTTGTGTCACCGAagaaagactgaagtaatgatgcggAGAACTCAGCtttgcatgaataaattacattctaaaatagGAAAcggttatttgaaattgtaatattttaaaatattgcatatatCGCAATACGGTTATAttcctgtatttttgatcaaataaatgcagccctggtgaGCACATTTTAAAGTCTACCCAAACCTTCTGACTGATTCCCAAACGTTTGAGCAGCATATTTGCTTTAGTCAGTTTCTATGATTTTCCTCCATCTTCTGCTTTTTGTTTGATGTCTTTGTTCAGCTGACAGCGGTGAACTCTGTAGTGTTTACAGTCCAGGCCACAGATGCAGACGGAGACACACTCGCATACGTCATTGATGAAACATCAGTAGGTGAAACATCTCTTCAGATCCACTGAATCCACAGTAGAAACCTCCCGCTGTAGACCCACTGCAGCCTTGTTTGACTTAAAGAGATAGATTCTGACTCGTCCTCaaagttgtttcaaacctgtatgggTTTCTTTCCTctggtgaacacacacacaaaaaaaagtttgaagaatgctggtagcCAAATGGTTGACCCTAGCCATCGACTTAAATggaggagaaaaaataaataaataaataaataattgtatatatatatatatatatatatatatatatatatatatatatatatatatatatatatatatatatatatatatacacacacacacacacacacaaacaaataggCCTAATAGTCTGTggactgtgtttgtgtatttccaGCCTGATGCCAGGTATTTTCGAGTGGACTTACCGAACAGTGGCAAAGTGGTTCTCAACAAGTCACTGGACTATGAGATCAAAACCCAGCTCCGACTGACTCTTTATGCAGTGGTAAAACACATACAGACAACACTTCTTTTCTGACGATAAACAcaatgagggggaaaaaaagtgattcACTCAGATGTTGATGTGGCTTTAGGAGACGAACACAAATGAACACTACAACACAACGACAACAATAATCATCAATGTGACGGATGGGGACGACCAATACCCACAGTTCCAGCCTTGCACTCTtctctcagccaatcacagcaaaCGAATATGTGCCAATCCTCTCTACACCGCCAACATCACAGAGAATGAGCAGGTaaaccctatatatatataaagatgtcTTAAAGTGTCCCTGCAATGGCTTGTGAATAGTtgtggttttgggagtcccagacaacaggttgacatgcatgcaaggtcaaaaaacactttaatttacttatactattcatttatttttaccgtATTTATTCAACGATTCATTTTCCCAAACCCCTCAATAAAAGCAGCGTCAGCTTCGGCTAAGAAtgatttagcattttcattcagaccaatgcaaaaacACCAGTTAAGTGGCAATGCGTTAATATTTCTCCTTAAAGTCAACTTGAATCGGCTTGGGACGcaaacgactcgtttcaatgattccgATTCGACTCTTTTTTTCAAGAGACTTTTTtcatggtgcactttcagatttaaaactttgcaggatgttttcattagAGCTGCGTTACACACTTgatgaaagatcattttcatAAATCCAGGGGCACTTAAAGGTTTTGGAATCTTTAACGATAAGATACTTGAAATACACTAAAATCcgtaatattgtcaaatattataacaatttaaaagttttaaaatatgaaaaaagctGAATCAGAAGTCATTCTCATATGCCGATTTGCAGCTTCACAAAAACGTACTGTATCATCaacgttgaaaacagttgtgctgcttcattttGTGTGATTTAATAAATTCTTGCAGCAATGCAATTTCTCTGTTAACTTCTTCAacttatgtttatttgtgaCTCAGGACATTGTCTTGGATTTCTTCCCGGGTCCGATTCAAGCCGTGGATGGCGATGAGGGTCTCAGAACGCCAGTAAAGTACACCATCCTGTCAGGTGCGTCTCCATCCTCTGCCACTGAACCTCAAGCAAAAGAAGCACGTTTTGATTATATACGCGTGTCTGATGTGATACAGGAGCAGATAATGGCAGATTCGTCATTGACAGTAACTCCGGAGAGGTGAGGTTAACCAGACGCGTGGAGAACAGACTGCTCATCCCAACACTGAGACTGCGTGTTATGGTGCGTCTGAGAGCGAagaacaaaaatgtcaaataaataaactgcatcGCAATAAGTCACAACTgacaagtaataaaaaaaatacatttaaaaattaaacatttaatatataaaataaatatattttctaattcatgtaatttaaaaaaataaataaatgtttttttttcctttttgaaatcattgtgatgtttctgCTCAGGCAGCTCAGACGGATGACCCTCTGAAATACGCAGTAGCCACAGTTCTGGTGAGGGTCCTGGCAGAAAACGGGTTCCCGCCGCAGTTCAGCCGGTCGACGTACCGCGGTTTCGTCAGCGAGAGCTCGAGCCCCGCCTCGCTCGTCACGACATACGGCAATAAATTACTTATCCTGGAAGCCACGGATCAAGACTTCACTGACGTACGTGACTCAACAAGACCACACAACATTACAAAACCAGTCTCGACATCAATCAGCAATCCAGTTTCGACACCGCGAAGTCGCTGGTCTGGCGTTCACTGCATGAaatatgtttctgtttgttttgtgtttgcggGTTAAAGGGCTTCAATCCCAGACTGCAGTATTCCCTAAACTCCAAACACAACAGCTCTCGGCTCTTTTACGTTACTCAAGAAGGACTGATCATCGCTAAAACTAGCCTGCTGCACCCCGGCCACAAATATTTCCTGGAGGTATGGTATAGGGCTGCACAGCCTTCAAAGTTGTAAATGGAGCGAAAAAACAATTAGTTACaaccaaaaatattacagtCTTCAAAATTTTACGTTCAATTAAACGTGACCCTATTGTTGAAAATGAAGTAACATCCGGGAATGTTTtacatctgaaagtgcaccgtgtataaagttactgGCTGTATCCGAAATCGCTCACTAATCCCTAACTTTAGTCCACTTTTTCAGTTGTCTTGTGATTTCGGCACTTTTATGCGGTTTTGCATAGTTTGATTGCTGCTTCGTAGTACTCATTTGTAACAGGTAGCtccggtaaaaaaaaaacatttttttttttaattcggtCACggaaattacttataaagcataGTTAAAACGATTCAATAATCAGTGTATAAGATTTTCTACCTGTGTTGTAGCCACGGACGAGtgctttgtaaaatgaatggaCGGAGGATTCAGCTGCGGCCGCCATCTTGTGGCAAAGCGCGGGAATTCATTCGGCGCGCGACACGCACAAAGGGTTATGGGGATTCTCTGCGCTCGTTTTtgcggtgcattgtgggattgaacGGGTGCGCTCGTCCACTGTGCTTTCGGGCAGTACTTACAAAGTGGCTGTACTTTAAATAGGGCACTATTTGAGGGTAGCATATAGGGGGCGATTTCGGATACAGCCATTGTGCTTCAAAAGAGTCAACTcaatgaatcattgaaacgagtcgtttttaaaacgttAATACGTGAAACAGCATATTGATTGACAgcttatgaaaattaaaattctttgCCATTTGTGGCATAGGCATGTATGTCTATTTTGATTTATGATAAGTGATCTATAAATCTATGATCTATGAAAGTAAAGCTAGACGCTGCAGGTGAATagagtaaaaacaacaactgataGTTATCACCTTACTTACCTAGTTGATTCATTACATTGATAACTgctaacattttttgtattacacgttttctaaaatattaagtttaaatatgtaattgaaCTATTTAATGAAACGtgctcatttgcatacatttctagaacaaaaatctaaacaccGGATGAAGCCAGTTTCAAGTcttatttatgtattacataatacttttatgtaagtattatgtaatatacttattattattattatttattttttacagaggGAATTTTTGGTGTCTAAATTGTTGCTCCATAAtgataaacaaaatgtatattaataagcaaattatatatgaacaaatcccTCTGTATATCCTAGACAGGAATAAAAGTGTTAAGTTTGGTGTTTGTAATTACTTCTAAAGAGGCTCATTGTAGgagaaaaactcattttgagtCATTGTAATAGTTACTATTTGTGACTGTGCTGCAGGTTATAGCTGCTGACCTGGAATCAGGAGACACCGTTAAAGCTGCACTGCATGTGGAAATTCTTCAGAAAGGCCAACCAGGTACTAGAAAATCTtcctttttacaaatatatcaaatcaatttatgtaaaatgtgtgCAACaaacactaccagtcaaaagttacttttgaaggatcgtgtgacaccaaagacagttttaaaatatattgaaaataagttattttaagctgcaataatatttcactgtgtttttttatttaaaaaatgcagcattggtgagcatATGAGGATATTTGAAGATTTTTGACCGgtagtgtataataataaaacatttcaaaacatataattaacaaatatttaataagttCCACAGGGACCGTTGGGGGCGGTGCATGTGTATAGCAGCGAGACAGTGGGCAGGGCAGAGGGCGTGGcaggagtgtgtctgatcctgCTGGCCATTACTTTATTTACACTGGTGCGGTGCATAAGGATGATCAGAGAGAAGAGGGATCATGTTATCCGGACCAGTGTGGCTGACAACAGACACCCTAATGTTGTAAGACAATGTATTCATGCAAAATACACAACAGACATGTTGGACTTTTCAtatgagctgaaaaaaaaaaaaagtgaactatGTAACAACTTCTTAAAccgttttaaaatttaaatggtttaatagAGTAATACAGTAACTGTAATCTTGTGaagtaatattaatgttttaaataattaactttttttttatcattcctGTAATGCGTAGCctatttatttacatctttattttagtattcagcatcacattatccttcagaaatcattctgatttggtgctcaggaaACGTttctgataattattattaatgctgaaaatagttatgctgcttaataattttctgaaatttcaaaagagcagcatttagtttttagaatcatttttagtttgatataattaatgatttctgaaggatcatgttaaCACGAGTAATGGTGCTTAAATTTCTGAGATGCATTTTCCAAACCCGGCATATTCAAATATAGAACAGTAATTAAGCTTTGGACCAATTTATGgtctcactttattttaaggtctaatCCTCACCATTACAAAGAGTTATTTATGAATTTGGCCTcgataaactcctaatttgctgcttctTAATGTTGGTAGTGAGGTAGTTGTTCattttaggtattgggtagtaTTAGGGATATGTCATGCAGAATATTGTTAATAAACAGCGAATATGTTAACTAtagacatgctaataagcaaatagttaatagtgagaattggtcccagTGTTagctaatttattaatattggaAATGTGTACCGTCAATTCTGacacttataaaatatataaaacagccCCTTCAGTTTTAAAAGTTTGTATATCATAAAAtaccaaacaacaaaaaaatattgaaagaaCAATTTTGAACACTTAAGTCTTAAActtgtttttgcatttcttaatattacatGTCTAGTGTCTGAGATGGTTCCGGAGGGTGAGTTACTGCTATCCCATTCCCTTTTAGTAAACCACACTATAATTGTTTTTGGTTTCTTAAAGCATACACTAACCGTTTCGTTGCTGAGTGTTAGATCAGACAGTACTTGACCCAGACCTTTTAACTTTGAAAGTGCGCCAAGTATTTGTTTAATTCTGGTAAAATATAACCGTTGTTTTGGACTTTATACACCTACTAGTGTACAtgcagcaacacacacacacacacacaccaataacTATtcagtgatccttcagaaatcattctaataatctAATTTAGCACTTACCAAAAATATCTGATTATGCTTAGTATTTTTATGGCCGCTGTAGATACATTGCGTTGATTTGTAGTCTGCATCATTTTAAATCTcgctgaaataaatacattacttGGTGCACATTCAAATTTCCCATAGCAACTCTTGtgcatttgtgcttttaaacaatagaagtgttttcacatgactgtaaaTCCAGCTgagtgacagttttttttttcctgacagatGAACCACAGCCATCCGATGACTTTAGTGGAGGAAACCTTCTCATATCACAATGAGGCGTTCAGCGAGTACGACCAATCCACCTCACCCTTCTACGGCAAACAGGGCATCTACACCAAAATAGAAGAACCACTGCCATCATCTGTGACCTTACCATCAGTTACCTTCAACAAGTCCTTACGGGAGCCAAGACGCAATTATCTGGCACTGCGGCCCAACGGGAGACCCGTGAACAGGTTTAACAATAAAACCGTGTCGTTTCACGACTACGTTGTGGTTCGAGAATGGGATGAGGAGAGTGAAGAAAATACAGAGACTACATTCACAACAGAGGTGGAGATTTGTACCGATTTAGAAGACATTAACGTGGATTTTGAATTAGACAACGACGATTCAGATCTCCCAGAAGAAGAATTTCAAATCCAGTCACAAAGAATCACTTCATACTGTGACGAAATGCTCAACACGTACCTAAAAAGGGTCAAACTAGACTacgaaataaacaatacagACCAGATAGACTTGGAAGACAGAAAAGCACTGGAAATAAGGGACCAAAAATTAGCTGCAAAGCACAGATTCGAGTCTGACATACAAAGAATACATTCAACTGAAAGTCAAGAAAGAGATCAAACAGTAACGCAAAACTCAGGATTAATAGATAACACACAAGCAGAGTTCTCCATTTTTCTCGTTAACCCTAAAGCTGACAACACAGTCATCAACTATTCAGAAAGCTTTAAAACGGATGATTTTAATTTAGATCTTCAGGTTCCGGAAGCTGAAAGTTCTGTACAAAGCATTCATGATGCAAGTAACTTACAAACACATCTCGGCACATTAACACTTGATCCAGGTCAAAACAATGGATTGGAAGAATGTCTGGAAGTTGACACGGACAACACCCCAAGCTCGTATTATGTTAACGAGGACATTGCAACAAATTTAGATGACAGTAGCCCTGAAGAGGAGTCCATATCTAATCTAGATACAAGCGGTCAACATTTGAACTATCTTCATGATCCTCACGAGACACAGGTAGAATGTTTCTACGACACAGACACAGATGAAACTAATGATGGAAGATGATAGCGGGAGACTGATGAAAGCTTGAGCTTGAACACTAAATGAGCTTTTGTGAAATGGGAAAAGAACATTTGTTATTTGAGGCATTGGAGAGATGGGTGAGTAATACAAGCTTCTAACCCAAAGTATGCCCTTCACCGATGGTTTTCAGTCATCCTGTTCCCttcttgcattatttaatgtacATCATTGCACACAGACATGCTTTCTTTGTATTGAAATTGCACTTTGCAATGCAAACTCAAATAAAATCTACTGATGGCAAACAATAAGACTCTGATAAAATAGAGCTGATAAAATTGAAATTATCATtcaattatgatatttaatcaaAGTAATGGAAAAAACAGGTGCCTAAAAGGGTTTcaatttcaattcaaatttgaaatgaagtAATTGTGACCAGATCACCCTCTAGTGGATCTGGTTAgaatttgcacaaaaaaaaaaacaaaaacaaatagataCCCAATcgaaaaacatacatttttaggaATTTTATTGAGAAAACACTCTGCTATAAGACAGTATTTACAATACCTGACCACAGCATAATGAACAGTTCACATTCagttataaacatatatacacaaattatataataacgTTAGAAGATTGTTTCAGTAATAAACTGCACAGggaagaaaaccaaaaataaagtcAGTAAAGCACAATAGGTTGAGGGAGATGGAAAAAGGCACTTAAGGAAAGTACAGCTTTAGTTTGTTGATGGAATGACGTTCAATAGTCCTTCAAGAAAGGGGTTTATTTTATGAATCGGTTGATTGATCAATTCTACACACAGCATTTGTCTATAGAGTGACAAAAACTAATGTTACTAATGCTTGGTTAGTATTTTGAGCCATGCAACATCTACTAGGACTGAGCGTCATGTCCAGATCCTCTGGTAAAAATGGAGATAAACGCATATATGTAGTGGTTGAAAGATAGTTTATATTAAGTGTACATAAAaggtattattttttatagaactaaaaaaaaaaaaaaaaaaaaaaaaagttcatagtGTGCCGTGTAAAAACACTAGTGGGCAGTTATTGCTCTATGCAGTGTCGGGTTACACACATGCCTTTATGCTGCATTATATAGATGCATTTTAGTGCATTATAGACCATCAGACAAACCTCTACGCAACACTTTGACAAGCTTCACAAGCTGACCTGAATACTATTTCATCAGTGCATTTGAAATCACATCAGAATCCAACGGTGATGAACGTTAATC
This region of Puntigrus tetrazona isolate hp1 chromosome 18, ASM1883169v1, whole genome shotgun sequence genomic DNA includes:
- the LOC122363067 gene encoding protocadherin beta-10; this translates as MGTLIANLSFTAQPSSNHMHLRLSGKDAEWFYLEGRTIRLNSSSTRNIDREIHGSVLTATVRCYEHKTLQAEHRIMVEVLNENDNKPEFLQKSAQPLQLSELTAVNSVVFTVQATDADGDTLAYVIDETSPDARYFRVDLPNSGKVVLNKSLDYEIKTQLRLTLYAVETNTNEHYNTTTTIIINVTDGDDQYPQFQPCTLLSANHSKRICANPLYTANITENEQDIVLDFFPGPIQAVDGDEGLRTPVKYTILSGADNGRFVIDSNSGEVRLTRRVENRLLIPTLRLRVMAAQTDDPLKYAVATVLVRVLAENGFPPQFSRSTYRGFVSESSSPASLVTTYGNKLLILEATDQDFTDGFNPRLQYSLNSKHNSSRLFYVTQEGLIIAKTSLLHPGHKYFLEVIAADLESGDTVKAALHVEILQKGQPVPQGPLGAVHVYSSETVGRAEGVAGVCLILLAITLFTLVRCIRMIREKRDHVIRTSVADNRHPNVMNHSHPMTLVEETFSYHNEAFSEYDQSTSPFYGKQGIYTKIEEPLPSSVTLPSVTFNKSLREPRRNYLALRPNGRPVNRFNNKTVSFHDYVVVREWDEESEENTETTFTTEVEICTDLEDINVDFELDNDDSDLPEEEFQIQSQRITSYCDEMLNTYLKRVKLDYEINNTDQIDLEDRKALEIRDQKLAAKHRFESDIQRIHSTESQERDQTVTQNSGLIDNTQAEFSIFLVNPKADNTVINYSESFKTDDFNLDLQVPEAESSVQSIHDASNLQTHLGTLTLDPGQNNGLEECLEVDTDNTPSSYYVNEDIATNLDDSSPEEESISNLDTSGQHLNYLHDPHETQVECFYDTDTDETNDGR